GGCGGAGGTTTTGCCGGAGCTCCAAGCTATACAAAAGTAAAAGGACCTGACGGTAAAGAATACGCCGTAGCCGGAGAAGTGCCGATAAAAATCGTAAAAGGCAAAACACCTGAAGAAACGATAAAAAACATGCAGCAGATAAAAGCTGCGGCCCTTGCACCCGCCGATCCGAGCCCGCAGGATCTTAAAGTGGCACAAACGGCGGATATGATTGCTGCAAATGCTTCCCAGGAGCTCTCTGAAGAAAAGTCTGAAAATAAAGATTCATCCGATAAAAAATTCAAAATAGACCTGTACGCATGAGAGCGGCAATAGGTGGATTCGACGGAATGCATTTGGGCCATCAGGCTTTGATAAAAAGATCTGATATGCTTGTCGTTATAGAAAAAGGCAGCAATTTAACTCCGGGAAGCGACAGATGTGACTACACTAATCTACCTTGTAAATTTTTTGATTTGAATGATATTAAAGATCTGAGCCCGATTGAATTTATCGCTATTTTAAAAGAATTAAACATTACAAAAATAGTCGTAGGCAAAGATTTCAGATTCGGTAAAAACAGAAGCGGTGATTTAGATCTTTTAAATAATCATTTTGAAATAGATGCAATAGAAGAGGTAAAAATTGACGGTATAGGAGTTCATTCAAGAATAATAAGGGAATTTATCAAAAACGGAGAAATAACAAAAGCAAACAGATTTTTAGGACACACATACAAAATAAAAGGAAAACAGATAAAAGGACAAGGATTAGGCGGCAAAGAGCTTGTTCCGACTATAAACATTAATCTTTTAAAAAACTATCTTATTCCCAAACAGGGTGTTTATATTACTTTAACAAACAAACATCCTTCATTAACTTTTGTAGGAACACGCTCAACTGACGGGAATTTTTCAATTGAAACGCATATATTAACCAAAAACATGGAATTAAAAATAGAAACTGATATTTTTAAAATTGAGTTTTTAGAATATTTAAGAGAAAACAAAAAGTTCAATAATTTAAAAGATCTCAAAAAACAAATCAGACAGGATATATTAAAAGCAACTCAGTTTTTTAATATTTAATTATTTAACAGTCTCATTTCTTCCTATTACGGCTTTAAATTTAAAAAAACATCTTTCCGCATCAATTGTTTCAAATTCATATTCGATATATTTTGATCTTTTTGCTATTTCATAAAAGCCTATTCCTCCGCCTTTTTTATGAGAATTCACTCCGCTTCTTCTTATTTCCCTATAAAGCTTTTTTATTTCATCTAAAGAAGACTTTTTAATTAACGACAAAGTCTTTTCTATTTTTTCCTTGTCTTTTTTTGTAATGATATTTTGGGTATATATATAATAATTATTTTGTTCGTCTTTTCCAACTACA
This genomic interval from Nautilia profundicola AmH contains the following:
- a CDS encoding bifunctional riboflavin kinase/FAD synthetase translates to MRAAIGGFDGMHLGHQALIKRSDMLVVIEKGSNLTPGSDRCDYTNLPCKFFDLNDIKDLSPIEFIAILKELNITKIVVGKDFRFGKNRSGDLDLLNNHFEIDAIEEVKIDGIGVHSRIIREFIKNGEITKANRFLGHTYKIKGKQIKGQGLGGKELVPTININLLKNYLIPKQGVYITLTNKHPSLTFVGTRSTDGNFSIETHILTKNMELKIETDIFKIEFLEYLRENKKFNNLKDLKKQIRQDILKATQFFNI
- a CDS encoding SiaB family protein kinase yields the protein MIKTLLSDVFKNDEVIFLSYGGYFTQPLIVAMTETLEIESEKFFISTRLATNICIVFIELSQNLMNYSKKKNNELDPKGVIVVGKDEQNNYYIYTQNIITKKDKEKIEKTLSLIKKSSLDEIKKLYREIRRSGVNSHKKGGGIGFYEIAKRSKYIEYEFETIDAERCFFKFKAVIGRNETVK